In the Glycine max cultivar Williams 82 chromosome 6, Glycine_max_v4.0, whole genome shotgun sequence genome, ATTAAATGGGAAATATACTGAGCTAGGGTTCTGGTTCTCAAAATTACCTGTTGCACGAGCCAAGGTTGGAAGCGTGGAAAACCTTTTGATGGCTTCTAACCTAATAACAACGAACACCAGTACCGTTTGAAGAACTTAGACGATCTGCGTGAGGTTGAGGGACAGAATGTGCGTGAGGTGGGGAGAGAATAGCTGAGGAACAACACGATGGCTCAGAGAATGGGTGAGGGCCGGGAGTAGTACAAGCGCCTTAGGTTATATTCTATACAAAGACGGTCGTAGGATAAAAACCGGCGTTGTCTTAATTTATGGTAATTACAACATTGCCACCAATatccattctaagacggttatttataaacaaatttttgttCCCCTacttacaaaattgtcaccgcgACATATTTTAAATCGGTTCTCGAGAACCATCGTAAATACAAACTTTTGTAGTAGTGGTAGTTGAAGACCATATACTATAGTCTAACGAAATCATTGTGAAAAGTAAAAACACAAGTCAGGTGAGTGTTAATACAAAGTGATATATTAGTTCTCGAGTAGGCACGCATACTGTAAACGCTTGGCTAGGACATTAGTAATATGATATGGAACTGAACATAATTATTAACGAGTACACTTATTTGTTTACTTGTAGAAGTTATCATCTTTAGTACAAgacaatgattaattaattgatacgttgatttttcttttttgagagaaaattgATAcgttgataatgataaaaaaaagtaaaagtaggTTATTAAAACGTGAGTTGTTATGGTATTTTTATAATAGCGTTATTAGTAATATACTAATATTGAGATCTTAGTTAGCAGttcttttttcaatatttttcattatttgaaattttaaaaaaatcctaaggtaataattaagtatttttaagaaactataatattaagtttaataatacgatgaattgtaaaaataatattttgaatattaatatcataattaatttatcatacattAAATGTTAATATGTGTTGGATTCAAACTGGATGGGATTCAAGTCCTTTTAACATGAGTGATCATGTTTAATGATCATGTATAATATCAAGATTAGTTCATAGAAAATAAATGTATTGTTTGGAAAGTTCGTTACTCAAGAGaatcttttaattaaacaataCTAAATTTGCCAATTTGACTAATAAAAAATGGCCAATTGCTTTAGTGTTTGGTCTAAATAAACTATTGTCTTGATTCTATTCAGCTtagcaaatttaaattttgaatcttgGCCATTCAAACTATGacataatatctaaattaaaataattgatttctaTGTTATTGTATTGGTTCTTgtagtcttttattttaatgaggTCTGACCTACATAATTTTCAGAGGCCTTTTTAAATTGTAATACTTATGATATAGTTTTAGTTGAGTGAGTTGAACCTTGATACGTTTTGTGTAGGTCATCAGCGGTCACTTGGGATGGGTGAGATCTGTTGCAGTTGATCCCAGTAACATTAGTTGGTTATTTTGCTCGAGTTGTTCCTTTGGACAGTTATGGGACTTGGCAAGTGGAGTATTGAAGCTCACATTAATAGTCCACATTGAACAAGTTAGAGGTAAGATGCTAAGGTATTATGGGAGGTGGTAGCGATTGTGAACCAGGTTAATAATAACAATGTGCTTTTTTAACAGGTCTTGCTGTTAGCAACAAACATACTTACATGTTCTCTGCTGGTGACCATAAACAAGTTAAATGTTgcgaaaataatatatataactattttgtAACATATAAATGATATGGGCGGGTGGGTTGGGTACTATAATACCCGTACCTGCACTCATATCTGCCTAAATTTGGGAGCATATACCCGTTCGTACCCAGTATCAATATTACAGATAATTAACGCCTCGCTTGCAAAGACTGGTGCACAAATTATCAGATTTGTTTAGTCGTACTATGATAAATGTGAAAACAGACTGTCATTTAAATGCAGCTTTCAAACATGTCTTAATTTGTTCTACTTTTTTAAACCTTTATTTCCTTGCTCTTCAGAGGCCTTATTATGCTCATATTTTGTTTACAGAATCCCCAAGTCGTTACGGGTTCTCATGACACTACCATCAAGATGTGGGACCTTAGATATGGTAATTTATGGCTTTATTTTTCCTATCTTCTTGCTTGCCTATGTAGTGATTATATGCATAACCTGACACATGATGCATTCATTTTCATTCAGGTAAAACAATGCCAACTCTTACAAACCATAAAAAATCTATATACAATTTATTAGtagaacattttaattaaattctattgtcattttttaaaatatttattataaaatttaataacttttactTACGTGGtaaataaactttaaaaaaaataacatcaatttcaaaaaatagtgttaaaatatatatattctaagatgatttttagaaaaataatcttaaaacgTTTATATTTTAAGAGAGAAGATGAATGTATAAAAGGGATAGAGGGAATATGAAGGAAAATAAGGAAGGGTTGACATGAAAATACCCTTTCTAGGAGGAATGTGCACTAATTACATTTGTTTAgaagaacaactgatgtaaaaaaATGTCCTATTTGGATTAAATTATAGCCTATATAAAAACGTCTtatttatatacaaaattactACCGATTTATTTtctacattggttatttaaTATATGGTCAtcgaaaaattaataataatttacacaCACCCTCTTCAACTAATTCAATTAGATCACATTGacgaatttttttatacttttcttgATATCTACCCATTAGAATAAAGGTTACCTCTCCGAAATAGAATAAAGGTTACCCATTAAAAATATCTACCCATTAGAATAAACGTATCAAGGGGTTTTAGAATAATGGTCCTTCGCCTTGTAGAAATGAAGGTTTTATACTTTTCTTGATATCTAcccattaaaaaatatcattttctttctatttataGGAAGCAACTCGTTACCTCTCCGATAAGATCACAAATCAAATCGATTCCAACAAAGTCTTCTAAAAATATTAGTGTTGTTGGGAACCAAGGTGTCCACAACACAACTATTCACAAAGCCACACTCACAATCAAAGCCAAGAAGTACTCTCAACATAATGAGTTCTGACGCGTTGAAAGTTGCTGCCGAAGGGAATAACATAGACGGTCTCTACCAAGAGATTCAGCAGGATCCACGTATTTTGGAGTCCATAGATTCAATCCCATTTGTTGAAACTCCTTTGCATGTTGCTGCAACTCTTGGTCATTTTGAGTTTGCTACTGAGATCATGACACTGAAACCTTCATTTGCTCAGAAACTAAATCCAGAAGGCTTCACTCCCATCCACCTTGCTTTACAATGCAACCATGACGAAATGGTCCTTCGCCTTGTAGAAATGAACAAAGATCTCGTCCGAGTCAAAGGGAGGGAAGGCTTCACTCCGCTACATTTGGCAagtcaagaaaataaaactgaGCTTTTGCATAAGTTCCTCAAGGCTTGTCCAGATTCCATTGAAGATGTGACTGCTAGAAGTGAGACTGCACTGCATATTGCAGTGAAACATGGACACTATGAGATACTTCAAGTCCTATTTCGGTGGCTCAAGAGAAATTCCCGAAAAGATTCTCTAAAGTTCATAAGAACAATGTTGAactggaaggatcaaaaaggcAATACCGTTGTGCACGTTGCAGCACTCAACGATCACATAGAGGTATCATTTAATCTATTTACATACACtgatttgaatttaatcttgatatGAGTAAAATGTTAATTAGTATCAGGGCATAATGCATTGGtacaattcaaaaaattaaaatttaacaaatccaAAAACTAAAATGGTGGATgcttatgtatatatatataagtgttaCTAAATGACTAGAAATAATATCTTCttgttggaaaaaaattaactatctaTTGTCCTTTAAAAGGgttatatcaaatatttaattgagtattatttcttatatcaaaaagaaaaaaattagtacGTAGTTCTGATTAAGTGTAAGTATTTTTATGACACCTGTATATAATTAACAATACCATTTCGTGGTGCTTTTGACGATCTGATCATTATACAGGCAGTGTCATTATTGTTAACTATGGTGGATTTAGATGCCAAGAATTCAGAAGGCAAAACAGCATCAGACATTGCAAGCAGCGACCATATGAAGAGCATATTAATCAAGGACCTTGGGTTTTTTGAGTCCTTGGCCTTGTTACGAAATaaatttaggaatttttttcTCAGGTTTAGACGGTATATGACAGAAGAGGAACGCAACGCATATTTGGTAGTTGCCGCTCTTATTGCGACCGCCACTTATCAAGCAGCCCTGAGTCCCCCTGGTGGATTATATCCATCTGATGTTGGGACTAATAATAATACTAGTCATGTGGTGGCCTCTACTCATTCCATAAATGACAAATCTTCAATTCCAAAAGACGGGAACTCAATCATGTCTGCAACAGAGTTTAGTTTGTTTTCGGTCGCTAATACGTGTTCCTTTATGTCATCAACTTTCGCAATTATCCTTCTATTGCCGATGACGAATGTTATGTGGATTCTACTATATTCGCCGCCGTTCTTCCTTCAGCTTAGCTTCTTTATCGCTATGATGGTGATATCTCCCACCCCTCTTAACGTATACGTGGTTACGATTTTTTTGGCAGTATATATGTtgctcttttattcttttttaccaTTTACGTATTATAAACTTCTTGAATAAGAAAGAAACAACTACTTTGTACGTGGATGCATTCCTTGCTAGGTATTTTGAAGTGACTGAATGTAAAAATAAGAGTAAAAGTTATTTGTACGGaaatattacacaattacttTTACAGCAATGTTATACATGCCTTCCTCATTATTCCAATTCAATATTGTTCTTTTTAATTGCTGGGCACCTTTTTGAGCATGTCTCTCGAGTCTAGGACTTGAAGAGCTGTTTAGTGTCGATGTTTCACTGCAATAAGAAGTGCAGTCTCACTTCTAATGATCACATATTCATACTTAAATTCTTCCTCTccccaaaaatatatttcatagaaattaaattcaggttatttataataaattcgaTGTGTGCTCTCAATTGAGCTACACtcattaattttgtttacttaTATTAGTCAAGTAGTTAATTATCATTGAGTTAACAATGGGACTTTTCATGTTTCATTATTATACAGATAGGTATAAATTATATGGAATTTGTGCCGGAGGAAGCGTTTGGGGTCACCCATGGACGTGGTCCTTCTGTTTTGttgttgaaaagaaaatgagacaTGCATGTTGACTTTGTAGTTTATGGCTTTATGCGGGTTTGGGGTTCAAGCACGTGAAGCAACCAGACATGTTGAGTGCTTATTTGTTTATGGGGAAAATACTCCTATTAcctattttagatttttttaaagactaaattacatgtttagtctttatattttaatttttgcgtcaaaatgatcattttgaaactaattattttttttattatggaaTGCATTTTTGAACCCGTTTATTAATTGAAGaattaagtaaatttttattttcatcgggcatgacaaaaaaattgtattaatggGATACAGGAGGTGCCCAAACTGATATACATAGTTTGCATTTCAACAAAAAACTCCCACTAGATCaatggttaaaatatatttatacaattaaatttatttattagatttatttacATGAAAACCATGGAACAtaaatgtttgaataaaaaaggtaaaacatAGTGAAAATCTTATGAAAAGTTAATCTAATAAGCAatggaaaatttgaaaattttaatattatttttttttctaatttttcatgAGACtcatttttatacaattttaacCATGTTTAGCCTCCTTTTAATTCGCACTATTAGATGGATTTCATAATTTTCATGTAAGTGTTTCTAATAGAATAATTTTCACAActtaaattaatacaaaaaacattcaaaattacatctcaaaattaaaataaccatattttcaaaaggaccattttgactcacttcaaaaacataaaaaattaaatttgaacttCTAATacataaatgatcaaattgaacAAAAGCTAAAACATAAAGACcaaacatataatttagttctctttttaaatgatatctacactttcttaattagttttttttttaaaaaaaacaatcaccttgcgtaaataatataaaagaaaaggtaGGGGTCCCAATCTATTAATCAAAACAAGAAATgcatgttaaataataaattcttaaatatgtttttaatttttcaaatataataattttcttgttttagtCATTCAAAttataagttatatattttttagtcctttaaattcataaaatatttttttagtccttcatcTTAGATGGAATTTAGCTATACCAAACAGGGAATACTGAAATTACAATTTATGATAGTTTTTTACCATCAGAAtttgatttataatataatttttaaaatacaatttctaTAACTTGAAAATCACcacaaattatgaaaaaagaattaaaaaaagtaagaatcagATTCATCTTCCTCTTCCATTCTCTTCCTaccatctaattttttttatcacggaCAAGGCCATTCACTGCAATTCAAGCACTAAAGCTAAGCACAAGAAAATTAGGGTTTCAAATGCCGAGATCTGATAGCTTCGTTTTGGGCTATTTTTCTGATCTTGCAATTTTGTTAGTGATTCAGCGCTAATAAGTGTTCATAATTTCATTTAGTTCTAATGTTTTTGTTGCTGCAATTATGGTTATGATGCATGCTTTCTCTTTCTAGGCAATTAATCTGGAGAGCACAAACTAGAGACTGAAGCTCCAACATTTGGAGTATGATCtgagtttaaatttataatagttGAAGGAAGTAGCCATCAGGTTTTGGGGTTTCGTGTGGTCCAGTTTATGTTGCTTACTCATCTACAAGCACAGGTTTTCTTTATTATCCTTTTTGCAAGTTGTGGTGGTCAAAAGCCACCAGAAATTGCAAATTTTGTATTTCCAATTTGGTTGTTTCAATGGTGTATGTgaaaaaggactaaaaaaataattgtcgaCATTTAGGAActataaaaaaactttatatttgGGGAGTAAAAAAATGACCTAAgttgagagactaaaaatatatttaaattaataataaatacataaaaaaatatgaagtaaatatataacatatctAGTCTCTAAATTATGTATTCTGACATATTGATTCCTATATTTTCtatataactaattttcttctcaaatatataaatattatgacaaattagtttaatcatttattataaGTCATGTATGTTGTGGATTAATTTGTCAGCAATAGTATAATTTCAAGACCATCCTAATATTAAATGTCATACTTTTAGGACCAAATTATCAATATGCTTAACGTTTTGATTAATTTGTCATAACATTTGCACATTTATATATGGACTACATTTTTCATTTCTAAAATTGTAGAAACTAAATTATCTGTAAATACATTGTTCAAAGACTACATAGGttttttacaagaaaaagaATCCCGAGTATCTATTTAAAATCTATAGAGGGTGTGATTGTGTGAGTAGTGTTGTCGTACTCAGCTCGGACCGATCGGGTTGACCAATTAACCCTAGAATCCAACACCCAATCAATTCGAGTCAAGTGGTGGATTGTACATGCACATGAACTTGTGCAACCCAGTTTGACTCAGGCGAGTTTCATGAAAATTGGTAACCCGATTGGTCACTTTAAAAAGAAGATCGGAACAACGGTGTAGctcaaaatgtaaaaaaaaaggtaattgtATTTCATTACAAATTAGCTCTACTTGGTTAACAGTGGGTCATCTTACGAATcgtgtaccctccaatgtgttaaaacaaagatctcaggcggttaaacctttgatactttgtgaatggggatacaaaagaattctcaggcggtgaGTCCTTTggacacttttgtattagggaaagggaagaatcaaaagaattctcagactgtgtcgttttgaattctttgacaaaggagaagggagacacaaaagaattcaggcggttagtccttcgttcttttggaaaagggagaagagagacacaaaaagaattcaggcggttagtccttggcgaattctttttggcaaagggagaagagaatgaaaagatgaatagcacaagttttcaaggtttagaaaaccagaaaacttcagaaagcttttggtacaaagaagaagaagaagttcaaagagattcaaggcttgcaaaagattgattgaatgaattggaaaagtatattgaaaagcaaatcaaagccttgcttttatagactcttcatgtctggtcaagaaaaccatttagaagagttacaacttttagaaaaacttaaaatcaatttgaaaaagtcaaaaaaccttttgaagagttacatcttttgatttattcagaaacaatcactggtaatcgattaccaaatcagtgtaatcgattacacaaggcttttaagtgaaaggatgtgactcttcacatttgaatttgaatttcaacgttcaaagacattggtaatcgattaccaaaacattgtaatcgattacaactttttgaaaataattggaacgttgtaaatttaatttgaaaactttttcaaaacaatttttctactggtaatcgattacagcaatctggtaatcggttaccagagagta is a window encoding:
- the LOC100777104 gene encoding ankyrin repeat-containing protein BDA1 gives rise to the protein MSSDALKVAAEGNNIDGLYQEIQQDPRILESIDSIPFVETPLHVAATLGHFEFATEIMTLKPSFAQKLNPEGFTPIHLALQCNHDEMVLRLVEMNKDLVRVKGREGFTPLHLASQENKTELLHKFLKACPDSIEDVTARSETALHIAVKHGHYEILQVLFRWLKRNSRKDSLKFIRTMLNWKDQKGNTVVHVAALNDHIEAVSLLLTMVDLDAKNSEGKTASDIASSDHMKSILIKDLGFFESLALLRNKFRNFFLRFRRYMTEEERNAYLVVAALIATATYQAALSPPGGLYPSDVGTNNNTSHVVASTHSINDKSSIPKDGNSIMSATEFSLFSVANTCSFMSSTFAIILLLPMTNVMWILLYSPPFFLQLSFFIAMMVISPTPLNVYVVTIFLAVYMLLFYSFLPFTYYKLLE